Part of the Xanthomonas sp. SI genome is shown below.
CGATCCTGGCGCTGTGGTGCACGCTCCTGCCGGCGCAGACCGCCGCCGCGGTCGGCTACATCGGCCTGGACCGCTCCGGGCAGTCCGAATACCTGGTCATCTACGGCGGCCTGCAATTGGGCATGGCGTTCCTGTTCGGCTATTTCGCCCGTAGCGGGCAGATCCGTACCGGGCTGCTGCTGGCGCTCGCCTTCTACGTCCCGATCGTGCTCTACCGCAGCGCCAGCCTGCTGCGGCTGTGGCCGGTCGGACCGACCACCACCGGCCTGGCCGTATTCGAAATCGCGCTGCTGCTCGCCGCGCTCGCGCTGTGGCGCGGGCAGCGTCGTTGAGCGACGCGCGCGCCGAAAGCCTGTAGCATCGCTGCCACCTTCGCCACCGCTCCCCGGCATGACCGAGACGCCCGATCACGACGAAGCAGGCCAATTGCTGGTCGCCACTGCGGCCGGCGACAGCGCCGCGTTCGAACGCCTGTACCGCAGCACCTCGCCGCGCCTGTTCGGCGTGTGCCTGCGCATCGTGCCGCAGCGCGGCGAAGCCGAAGACGTGCTGCAGGAAGTGTTCACTTCGGTCTGGCGCAAGGCCGCGCAGTTCGATCCGCAGCGCGCGCGCGGCCTGACCTGGCTGACCATGATCGCGCGCAACAAGGCCATCGATTACCTGCGCGCGCGTGCGCCGGCGCGGCAATCGGTGGCGCTCGACGACGCTGGCGAACTGCACGACGACGGCCGCGATCCGCTGGCCGAGACCGAATGGCGCGTCGCCGGGCGGCGCCTGGACGTGTGCATGGGCGAACTGGAACCGCCGCGCGGCGACCTGATCCGCACCGCGTTCTTCGAGGGCATCACCTACGAGGAACTCGCCAACCGCAGCGGAACGCCGCTGGGCACGGTCAAGAGCTGGATCCGGCGCGGCCTGGCCAAGCTGAAGGCGTGCCTGGAACGATGAACGCATCCGTGCCCGATCCGCAGGAAACCCTGCCGCCGCGCGACGTGCTGGCCGGCGAATACGTGCTGGGCGTGCTCGATGCGCCCGAACGCCGCGCCGCCGAACAACGCATCGACGCCGACGCCGAGTTCGCCGCGGCGGTGACGCAATGGCAGCAACACCTGATGCCGCTGGCCGACGAGATCGCGCCGGTCGCGGTGCCGGAACGCGTGTGGGTGCGCATCCGCGCATCGCTCGGCCTGGATGCGCCGTCGCCGCGCGCGCCGACGGCATCGCCTGGCTTCTGGGAAAGCGTGCGCACCTGGCGTTGGCTGAGCGCCGGCGGCTTCGCCACCGCAGCGGCCTGCATGCTCACGCTGATGGTCGCGCGTCAGCCGCTGCCGCCGCAAACGCCCACGCCGCCGGTCGCGACAACGCCGGCCGAGACCGGCATCGCGATGACCTCGACGCTGATGCAGGACGACGGCAAGCCTGGCTACGTGGTGCTGATGGACGCCGACAAGAAGCGCATCACCCTGACCCCGCTGGCCGGCAGCCGCGACTCCGCGCGCGTGCCGGAGCTGTGGCTGATCCCGGCCGACGGCAAGGCGCGTTCGATGGGCGTGTTCGATGACGCGCAGGCGCGCGCGGCGCGCATTCCCGACGCGCTGATGCCGTTGCTCAGCGACGGCGCCTTGCTGGCGGTGACGATGGAACCCCCCGGCGGCGCGCCCGGCGGCGTCGCCACCGGCCCGGTCGTGGCCAAGGGCGGCATCAGCACGCTGCGCCTGGCGCCGTAGGCAACAGCCGCGCCCTGCATCCCTTCCTCCTCCGGGGGAAGGTGCCCCGAAGGGGCGGATGAGGGTACGTGCGAAGCCTCACAGATCCAGATGCGCCAGCCTATTCGTGCCGACGCACCCTCACCCCAACCCCTCTCCCGATGGGAGAGGGGCTAACGCGGCCTGCGCTTTCAGTGCGCCACGCTTGACGCCGTAGAAAAAACAACACGGCATCGAGACTACGCGCCATGCTCCCTTCTCCCATCGGGAGAAGGTGCCCCGAAGGGGCGGATGAGGGTACGGGCGAAGCCACGCAAATCCAGGTGCGCCAGCCTGTCCGTGCCGATGTACCCTCACCCCACCCCCTCTCCCGGTGGGAGGGGGCTAATGCATCTCGTAGACAACGCAGCGCAGACTAAGCGCCTCCCTTCTCCCTCCGGGAGAAGGTGCCCCGAAGGGGCGGATGAGGGTACGGGCGAAGCCACGCAAATCCAGGCACGCCAGCCTATCCGTGCCGACGCACCCTCACCCCAACCCCTCTCCCGATGGGAGAGGGGCTACTGCAGCTCGTAGACAACGCAGCGCAGACCATGCGCCTCCCTTCTCCCCCCGGGAGAAGGTGCCCCGAAGGGGCGGATGAGGGTACGGGCGAAGCCTCGCAAATCCAGGCACGCCAAGCCTGTCCGTGCCGGCGTACCCTCACACAACCCCTCTCCCGGTGGGAGAGGGGCTTGAGCGATGTGCATCGATGACGCCCTCGGCTCTCGCGCTGCACGTGATCACCAAAAGCACCACAAACCCGCACATTCACCCGGCCACCACTCGCGCGCAGGCAGCATCGCCGCAGCCGTCGCGCATGCGCCGGGCAGCCTGATCCTCCGACGATTCCGATCTGCGTGGACGCCGCTTCGAGCGGCGACCGCATGCGCTGCCGTGGCCGACCATCCACGTCAGCCGCATTGCGCACAGACGCCGCGACGCGAGTGCATCCGTCTTCCGGCTTTGTCCGTATCGCTATCCGAATCCCCACGAGATGCGCTTGTGCCAAGCCCCGTTCCGGACCATTCCCGTGAACCCACCGCCACACCCGCCGAGGCGCCCGCGCGCCGCGGTGGCGTGGCGCGCACGTTACGGCGCTGGTTCGACACCGGCGCGGAGATCGAACTGGACGAGGCCCGCGCCGATCGCATCGACTGGCTGCGCGCCGCGCCCTATGTCGGCCTGCACCTGGCCTGCCTGGGCGTGTTCTGGGTCGGTGCATCGTGGTTCGCGGTGGGCATGGCGGTGGCGATGTACGCGGTGCGCATGTTCGCGCTCACCGGTTTCTACCACCGCTACTTCGCGCACCGCGCGTTCAAGACTTCGCGCGTGGTGCAGTTCCTGTTCGCCGCGCTCGGCGCTACCTGCGTGCAGCGCGGGCCGCTGTGGTGGGCCGCGCACCACCGCAACCACCACCGCCATACCGATACTCCGGCCGATCCGCATTCGCCGCGCCAGCATGGTTTCTGGTGGAGCCACAGCGGCTGGTTCCTGACCCCGCGCGGCTTCCGTACCGACTGGGAAGCGATCCCGGATCTGCGCCGCTTCCCGGAGCTGCGCTTCCTCGACCGCTTCGATCTGCTGCTGCCGGTGTTGCTGGCGCTGGCGCTGTTCCTGCTCGGAGGCTGGCTGCAACGCCACCATCCGCAGCTCGGCACCGACGGGCCGCAGCTGCTGGTGTGGGGTTTCTTCGTCTCCACCGTTGCGCTATTCCATGCCACCTTCACCATCAACTCGCTGGCGCATCGCTTCGGCAGCCGCCGTTTCGCCACCCGCGACGACAGCCGCAACAACGCCTGGCTGGCGCTGCTGACCTTCGGCGAAGGCTGGCACAACAACCACCACTTCTTCCCGGGCGCGGCGCGGCAGGGCTTCCGCTGGTGGGAAATCGACCTGACGTGGTATGGCCTGAAGGCGCTGTCGTGGACCGGCCTGATCCGCCAGCTGCGGCCGGTACCGGCAGGGCTGGTGCGGGCGCAGGCGCGCGCACGATGAGCCGCATCGCGGTAGTGGGCTCGGGCATCGCCGGGCTGGGCTCGGCATGGCTGCTGTCGCAACGGCACGACGTCACCCTGTACGAAGCCGCCAATTACCTGGGCGGGCACACCCATACCCATGCGATCGAACTGGATGGTGTGGAGTACGCGGTGGACAGCGGCTTCATCGTGTTCAACCCGCAGCACTATCCGCTGCTGAGCAAACTGTTCGCGCAGCTCGGCGTGGCCGCGCAGCCGACCACGATGAGTTTTTCGGTGCACGAGGCGCGCAGCGGCCTGGAATACAACGCCGGCAGTCTCGGCGGCCTGTTCTGCCAACCCGGCAACCTGGCCAGCCCGCGCTTCTGGCGCATGCTGGGCGATCTGCGCCGTTTCTACCGGCAGGCGCCGCAGGTGCTGGCCGATGCAGCGCAGGCGCAGCTGACGCTGGGCGAATTCCTGCA
Proteins encoded:
- a CDS encoding anti-sigma factor, translating into MNASVPDPQETLPPRDVLAGEYVLGVLDAPERRAAEQRIDADAEFAAAVTQWQQHLMPLADEIAPVAVPERVWVRIRASLGLDAPSPRAPTASPGFWESVRTWRWLSAGGFATAAACMLTLMVARQPLPPQTPTPPVATTPAETGIAMTSTLMQDDGKPGYVVLMDADKKRITLTPLAGSRDSARVPELWLIPADGKARSMGVFDDAQARAARIPDALMPLLSDGALLAVTMEPPGGAPGGVATGPVVAKGGISTLRLAP
- a CDS encoding DUF4345 domain-containing protein — protein: MAKAYLWFNAALYAILALWCTLLPAQTAAAVGYIGLDRSGQSEYLVIYGGLQLGMAFLFGYFARSGQIRTGLLLALAFYVPIVLYRSASLLRLWPVGPTTTGLAVFEIALLLAALALWRGQRR
- a CDS encoding acyl-CoA desaturase, which translates into the protein MARTLRRWFDTGAEIELDEARADRIDWLRAAPYVGLHLACLGVFWVGASWFAVGMAVAMYAVRMFALTGFYHRYFAHRAFKTSRVVQFLFAALGATCVQRGPLWWAAHHRNHHRHTDTPADPHSPRQHGFWWSHSGWFLTPRGFRTDWEAIPDLRRFPELRFLDRFDLLLPVLLALALFLLGGWLQRHHPQLGTDGPQLLVWGFFVSTVALFHATFTINSLAHRFGSRRFATRDDSRNNAWLALLTFGEGWHNNHHFFPGAARQGFRWWEIDLTWYGLKALSWTGLIRQLRPVPAGLVRAQARAR
- a CDS encoding sigma-70 family RNA polymerase sigma factor, yielding MTETPDHDEAGQLLVATAAGDSAAFERLYRSTSPRLFGVCLRIVPQRGEAEDVLQEVFTSVWRKAAQFDPQRARGLTWLTMIARNKAIDYLRARAPARQSVALDDAGELHDDGRDPLAETEWRVAGRRLDVCMGELEPPRGDLIRTAFFEGITYEELANRSGTPLGTVKSWIRRGLAKLKACLER